The genomic window AGACAGTCATGAACGGCGCCGGCTCTCCGCCGGAACCGGGCAACTGCCTCCCGCTGTCCGAAATCCCCGTGGGTTCGCTGGTGCACGCTATCGAGATGAAGCCGGGCAAAGGGGCTCAGCTCGCCAGGTCGGCCGGTACCTACGCTCAGCTTACGGCCCGAGAGGGAAAGCACGCTATCCTCCGCCTGCCGTCTGGAGAAACCCGCATGGTCCCCGTGAACTGCTCGGCTACAATCGGCACGACGAGCAATCCGGACCACATGAACATCGATCTCGGAAAGGCAGGACGAAAGAGGTGGCTCGGGGTTCGACCAAAGACCCGTGGCGTGGCGATGAACCCGGTAGACCATCCCATGGGTGGTGGAGAAGGGAAAGCGTCCGGTGGACACCCGACATCGCCCACTGGAGTCCCGGCCAAGGGTTACAAGACGCGTAAGAAGCGGAAGCAATCCAACAAGTACATCATTCGCCGAAGAGGCAAGAAGTAATACGTTCGGCTCGACGCCGACAACAAGGATTTACGATATGGCACGGTCGCTCAAAAAAGGCCCCTTCGTTTACTACAAGCTGCAGAACAAGGTAGACGAGCTTAATCAGACAGGTAAGAAGAAGGTCATCAAGACATGGAGCCGAGCATCCATGATCACACCTGATTTCGTGGGGCACACGTTCGCCGTGCACAATGGCAAGCAGTTCATTCCTGTCTACGTGACGGAGAATATGGTCGGCCATCGACTGGGTGAGTTTTCGCCGACGCGGTCCTTCCGGGGACATGCCGGACAAAAGCGATAACGGGCACGGTCGAATCAGCCTAGTAAGGAGCATAGTCATGGAAGCAAGAGCGGTCAGAAAACATATTCGCAGTTCGCCACGCAAGATGCGCCCGGTGGTGAATGTCGTGCGTGGCAAGCCCGTGCCGGAAGCTTTAAGCATTCTCAATTTTTTGCCCCAGAAGGTTACCAGCACGGTCAAGACAACCATCCTGTCGGCCGTTCACAACTTAATGGATCTGAATCCAGACGAGCGCTTTGATGAAACCGCACTCGTCATCAGCGAGATTCGCGTTGATGCGGGTCCGACCTTCAAGCGCTACCGTCCACAACCGCGTGGCCGCGCGCACCGCATACTCAAACGCACGAGCCATCTTACCGTCGTTGTTTCGACGGAGAATGAGAGCTCTGACGAAGAAGAATAGATGTCCGCAGTCTCCGCTCAAATCTCTAGCACTAACTGAACAATACATTGGGACAGAAAACACATCCCATCGGATTTCGACTCGGCATCATTCGTGGCTGGGATTCGAACTGGTACGCTGAGAAAGACTTCGCCGGAAAGCTGGTTGAGGATCGGGAAATCCGCGACTATTTGTCAGCCCGACTCCGTCGTGCCGGACTCAGTCGAGTGGTCGTCGAGAGGACACCGAAGCGTGTAATCCTGACGCTCCACACAAGTCGCCCCGGAGTCGTGATCGGGCGAGGCGGGACCGAGGTTGAGAAACTGCGCGAGGAGATCAAGAAGCTTACGAACAAGGATATCCAGATCAACATCAACGAGATCAAGAGGCCGGAGCTCGATGCCAGCCTCGTGGCGCAGAATATCGCTCAGCAGCTTGAGGGCCGGGTTTCGTTCAGGCGTGCGATGAAGCAGTCACTGACGGCGGCCATGCGCATGGGAGCTGAAGGGATTCGTGTTAAAGTTTCGGGCCGACTTGGAGGCGCAGAAATGGGCCGCACCGAGCAGTACCTGGAGGGCCGTGTGCCATTGCATACGGTTCGGGCCGACATCGACTATGCGGCAGCGACTGCCTTTACGATTTACGGAACGACGGGTGTCAAGGTCTGGATCTATCGAGGAGAAATCCTCGGCAAGCCCGATCTCAGCCCCAACGTTCAGGCCCAGCGTCAGCAGATGCAGCAGATGCAGCCCGAGCGGACGGCCCGCGGAAGAAGGCGACGCGAAAAGACCGGACGGAACCAGTAGAGATAGATCGATCTAGACGGAGAGTAGAATCATGTTGATGCCCAAGCGTACGAAGTACCGGAAGATGATGAAGGGCCGCATCAAAGGTGTGGCTGGCCGAGGTACGCAAGTGTCTTTCGGGGATTTCGGCATCAAAGCGCTGGAACCGGGGCGCATCACGAGTCGCCAGATTGAGGCCGCTCGAATTGCAATGACCCGGCGCATGAAACGTACGGGAAAGGTGTGGATTCGGATCTTCCCTGACAAACCCATCACGAAGAAGCCTGCTGAAGTAAGAATGGGTAAGGGAAAGGGATCTCCTGAATTCTGGGTAGCCGTAGTGAAGCCCGGCACAGTCCTCTTTGAAGTGGGCGGTGGAATTCCTTACGACCTCGCCGTCGAGGCCATGCGCCTGGCGCGTCACAAGCTTCCGATTCAGACGACGGTCGTCAAACGACCAGACTACACCGAATCGTAAGCCCCGACAGATACGTAATAAGATGAAAGCAAAAGAAATAAGCGAGCTGAGTCTCGACGAGATTGCGGAGCGCGTTCGGGAGGAGACCGACCAACTGCGCCAGCTGCATTTTCAGCACGCAATCGCCGAGTTGCCGAACCCGATGATCATTCGCGAAAAGCGGCGACTCATAGCGCGACTCAAGACAATTTTGAAACAGAAAGAAACGGCAACGACCTAGATACGAGGCAATTGGTAGTTGGTGAGGAACGGTATACGGCTCACCAAGCCAGCGAGATAGATGGAACAGACAGCAAGAAACGCAAGGAAGGAGCGAGTCGGAGTGGTGATCAGCAGCAAGATGGACAAGACCATTTCGGTCGCCATCCGCCGGCAGATCAAACACCCGATCTACGGGAAGTTCATTAAGAAGACTACGCGGCTCATGGCTCACGATGAGACCAACGACGCGCAGGAAGGTGACACCGTTCGCATTATGGAAACGAAGCCACTGAGCCGTAACAAGCGCTGGCGCCTCGTTGAAGTCGTCGAGCGAGCCAAGTAACAAACCGGCCGTACGAATGCCGGTCTACCAGACAAGTTTCGAGTCATGATACAGCAGGAGACAAGGCTCAAAGTGGCGGACAACAGCGGGGCGAAGGAAGTCCTCTGTATCCGTGTGTTGGGCGGAAGCGGCCGACGGTATGCGCGCATTGGCGACACGATTGTGGTGTCGGTCAAGAGCGCGATTCCGGGAGGCGGTGTGAAGAAGGGAGAAGTGTCGCGCGCCGTTGTCGTCCGCACGAGAAAAGAGTTTCGCAGAAGCGATGGATCCTATATCCGTTTCGATGAGAATGCGGCCGTTCTGTTGAACCCACAGGGCGAGCCACGCGGAACTCGAATCTTTGGACCCGTCGCACGTGAACTCCGTGAGCGACAGTACATGCGAATTGTGTCGCTTGCACCAGAGGTCCTTTAGCGACTATTGCCGGTTGCCAGCGGGTGACCAGGAAGGAAGAGATTATGCCGAGAACGATGAACCAGCAGAAGAAACTTCACGTGCGCAAAGGCGACTCCGTGCGAGTCATTGCGGGTAACGAGAAGGGGAAGGAAGGCAAAGTGCTGCGTGTTTTCCGTCAGAAGGAGCGAGTAATCGTGGAGGGTGTCAACATGCGCGTAAAGCACATGAAACCCAACGCGACCTACCCGCAGGGCGGACGCGTGGAGCGCGAGATGCCGATTAACCTCTCGAACGTAATGCCCCTCGACTCAGCGGGTGTGCCGACGCGAATTGGTCGGAAGCAGATAGCGGATCCGGATACCGGTGGCACCCGGTGGATTCGGTATGCCAAAACGACCGGTGAAGAACTCGATCACTAGAAGGCGATTCTGAAAGCCAGTATGTGTTGACCGATGGAGATAGATAACTACAAGCCCAACCTCAAGACCTTCTACCACGACGAGGTCGTCCCGGCGCTGACAAAGCAGTTCGGATACTCGAACGTCATGCAGGTCCCGCGTCTCGTCAAAGTAATCGTCAACAAGGGTGTCGGGTTGGCGGTGGCCAACAAGAAGGCCCTCGATGACGCCGTGTCGGAGATCCGGCAGGTAACCGGCCAGCATCCGGCAGTGACGAGGGCACGCAAAAGCGTCTCGAACTTCAAACTGCGGCAGGGCATGCCAATCGGTGCGCACGCAACGCTACGAGGCGATGTGATGTGGGAATTCGTCGATCGGCTGATCGCACTGGCTCTTCCCCGAGTGCGCGACTTTCGGGGAGTTCCCGACAAGAGCTTCGATGGGCGCGGCAACTACACGCTCGGGATCAAGGAGCAGATCATTTTTCCGGAAATCAACATCGACAAGATCGATCGCATCAGTGGATTCGATGTGACGTTCGTCACAACGGCTGAGACCGATGAGGAGGGACATGCACTTCTCAAGGCGCTCGGGATGCCGTTTGTTCGGCG from Rhodothermales bacterium includes these protein-coding regions:
- the rplB gene encoding 50S ribosomal protein L2; this encodes MPIKKLKPNTPGQRHRSVSGFETITKSSPEKSLLGPVKRKGGRNNTGRIMVRHQGGGHKRRYRHIDFKRDKRGIPARVAGIEYDPNRSARIALLVYADGEKRYVIAPTEMVVGQTVMNGAGSPPEPGNCLPLSEIPVGSLVHAIEMKPGKGAQLARSAGTYAQLTAREGKHAILRLPSGETRMVPVNCSATIGTTSNPDHMNIDLGKAGRKRWLGVRPKTRGVAMNPVDHPMGGGEGKASGGHPTSPTGVPAKGYKTRKKRKQSNKYIIRRRGKK
- the rpsS gene encoding 30S ribosomal protein S19 → MARSLKKGPFVYYKLQNKVDELNQTGKKKVIKTWSRASMITPDFVGHTFAVHNGKQFIPVYVTENMVGHRLGEFSPTRSFRGHAGQKR
- the rplV gene encoding 50S ribosomal protein L22 — protein: MEARAVRKHIRSSPRKMRPVVNVVRGKPVPEALSILNFLPQKVTSTVKTTILSAVHNLMDLNPDERFDETALVISEIRVDAGPTFKRYRPQPRGRAHRILKRTSHLTVVVSTENESSDEEE
- the rpsC gene encoding 30S ribosomal protein S3, whose protein sequence is MGQKTHPIGFRLGIIRGWDSNWYAEKDFAGKLVEDREIRDYLSARLRRAGLSRVVVERTPKRVILTLHTSRPGVVIGRGGTEVEKLREEIKKLTNKDIQININEIKRPELDASLVAQNIAQQLEGRVSFRRAMKQSLTAAMRMGAEGIRVKVSGRLGGAEMGRTEQYLEGRVPLHTVRADIDYAAATAFTIYGTTGVKVWIYRGEILGKPDLSPNVQAQRQQMQQMQPERTARGRRRREKTGRNQ
- the rplP gene encoding 50S ribosomal protein L16 — protein: MLMPKRTKYRKMMKGRIKGVAGRGTQVSFGDFGIKALEPGRITSRQIEAARIAMTRRMKRTGKVWIRIFPDKPITKKPAEVRMGKGKGSPEFWVAVVKPGTVLFEVGGGIPYDLAVEAMRLARHKLPIQTTVVKRPDYTES
- the rpmC gene encoding 50S ribosomal protein L29; this translates as MKAKEISELSLDEIAERVREETDQLRQLHFQHAIAELPNPMIIREKRRLIARLKTILKQKETATT
- the rpsQ gene encoding 30S ribosomal protein S17, producing MEQTARNARKERVGVVISSKMDKTISVAIRRQIKHPIYGKFIKKTTRLMAHDETNDAQEGDTVRIMETKPLSRNKRWRLVEVVERAK
- the rplN gene encoding 50S ribosomal protein L14, with amino-acid sequence MIQQETRLKVADNSGAKEVLCIRVLGGSGRRYARIGDTIVVSVKSAIPGGGVKKGEVSRAVVVRTRKEFRRSDGSYIRFDENAAVLLNPQGEPRGTRIFGPVARELRERQYMRIVSLAPEVL
- the rplX gene encoding 50S ribosomal protein L24, whose protein sequence is MPRTMNQQKKLHVRKGDSVRVIAGNEKGKEGKVLRVFRQKERVIVEGVNMRVKHMKPNATYPQGGRVEREMPINLSNVMPLDSAGVPTRIGRKQIADPDTGGTRWIRYAKTTGEELDH
- the rplE gene encoding 50S ribosomal protein L5, which encodes MEIDNYKPNLKTFYHDEVVPALTKQFGYSNVMQVPRLVKVIVNKGVGLAVANKKALDDAVSEIRQVTGQHPAVTRARKSVSNFKLRQGMPIGAHATLRGDVMWEFVDRLIALALPRVRDFRGVPDKSFDGRGNYTLGIKEQIIFPEINIDKIDRISGFDVTFVTTAETDEEGHALLKALGMPFVRRSEEVVETA